The genomic interval CACACTTCTACCACGTCCTCACGGACACGATTATTACCGAGTGTGTCGAGCGCGGTGTTGGGACGCTCGCGGTGAGTTGGCCCGAAGACGTGCGTGAGTCTGACTGGGGGAAGACCGGTAACAAGAAGTTGCACTCGTGGGCGTTCGACCGCATCTACCAGTACCTCGAATACAAAGGCGAGATTCGTGGCGTCGAGGTGCTAAAAGAGAACGAGTGGAACACCTCGAAGACGTGTTCACGGTGTGGTGACGATACGAAGTCGAATCGTGTCGAACGTGGCCTGTACGTTTGCTCGTCGTGCGAGTTGGTCGGGAACGCGGATTGTAACGGGGCGGAGAATATGCGACAGAAGATAACTCCGAGTCCTTACGGTGAGGATAGGAGTAACGGCTGTGTGGCACAGCCATCGACATACCTGTTCGACCGCGAGAGCGGGACGTTCAACACGAGAGAACAGGCCGTGTCGTAGACCGGCAAATATCCCACCTGCGGTACGGGAAGCCTCGCCGTCGTCGGGCTCTGCCCGACTGCCTGAGGGATCTTTGATCCCTCTCCGTTTACGGCGAGGAGGATGTCACTTTTGAGCGAGGCGATGTCGTCTACGGTGACGATCCGTTCAAAGGAGCGGACGCTGCGCGGCCGTGACTTGTTCTCTCGAACAACGAGGGACATCCATTTCACGGCGACCAATATATTGCGCTGACGCTGACGTCGAAGTCCTGGATGGATGGCCGTATCGCGATCCCTTCGGAGCAGTGGCTTCGTGGTGGGACGCCGAACCAGAGCCAGATCGTCCCGTGGGGCGTCCAATCAATTGATCACGAGGACATCGATTTCTGGCAGGGTCGGCTTGACAGCGACCTTGTTGACGAGGCAGTCGCTGTGCTCGTCGAAGAACTTCAATGAGAGCCTCGGTTATCCAGCAGTCGAAAACCGACGGCGTCACTCTCCAAGAAACCGATTTAATTCACTAAATTCGTCAGGTGAGAGAATAACCTCGGTGTCGAACGCATCAAATTGTTCAAAGTCATAGTCAATCGTCAATACTGTATTCACTCCTTCATCAATTGCGACCTGAGCGTAGTACCCATCCCACCCGTTGACGTTTGCATCACGTGAGCGGGAAAGCCCACCTCGAACCACTTCATCGGGCATCTCATCATACCAATGAATTCGTTTTGCGTCCATGAAATTTTCCAACAGTCGAGACGCATCTGTGTTCGAGTGTCCGTAGTACGTCGTCAAGACAGTATGTGCACCGAATAGCGCAGGATATGGGACGATAGCATCGATGTCACCGGTGATGGCATCTCGGACGTATGAGAGCGCAGAAGCACGAACCGGTGTCTCTGTGTGTGCGAGCGCAATGACGCCAACATCGAAAAGATACGGGCCGCTTGTCTCACTCATCGCGATCTTTTGTTGCGCCCTTTCGAACAGCTGCTCGGTGCGTCTGGGCAACTGGCTCAACGCCTTCGCCAAGCGGGGTCGTCTCTGTTCGGTCTGCTGTCGCTTCCGCAACAAGATTCTCCATGCGTTCGATAATCTGTTCAGGGTCATCTTCCGGTTCAACGACAACTTTTCCGTCTTCTTCATGAATCTCCACTTCCGCTCCAGGAGTAATCCCGAGTCGCTTTCGGACCTCCTGCGGGAGGACGACCCGTCCTTTTGAATCCACGGTGACCATATTCCCACATTCAGTGGGAAATCTCATAAGAGTTCTGGTCGGAGCTGTAACACCCTCACTACCGAAGTTCGTCGGAATAGTGATCACGGAGAAACAACAGTACTGCATCTGCGATTAAATCTTTGACACACCGAACGGTACTGCAACCCGGAAGGAACCAGCTACCAGTGGTCAACTGGCTCGTTACTAACCGGAAACACGGTGTCCACCCGAATACGGTGTCGATTCGCCTTCCCTTGGTCCCGTGGCCGCTTCGATGGCTTCCTGCAGGGGCCGTCGGCGCGCTCATTTGCTACTGGTCGCTGGTCACCGCACCGCCAGCACTGCAGCCACTCGAGCCGACAGCCACGCTCACAACAAGCGGCGTTGCCAGCGTTCCAGGCTCGTATCAGCGCCACGCAGTCGCGTATGCAGCGTTAACACTCGCGCTCGCGTACGCCATTGCGGACCGAAACGCACCCGCGGTCCGGAAGGCGCTTCTCGTCTTCTCACTCGCAACAGGGTACGGTGCGCTGATGGAGTTCGGACAGTTCTTCCTGCCGGAACGAACCGCCTCTATGATCGATATCGCAATCAACGCCGTCGGCTCGGCACTGGCGCTGTCGTGGTATCATCTCGAGCAGCGAGTGCAGTTCGTCCCCGTTGGACGGACGCTGCGCTCACCGTAATCTCACTCGCTCTCGACCTGCGTGATAGTCCCGGTCGCAGCAAGCGTCTCGAACTCGAGTGCGAGATCCTGGCCCACACCGAGGCGCTGACCCTGATAGTAGAGGCCGTCGTCGGTTTCGAGCGCTTCAACCTCGAGTGCTACCTGAAGGTCCTCATAGCGCGGATGCTCGTGTTCGTGGAGTTCGCCGTCGTCGCTCTCGAGGACGAGCAGCGAAGGCTCGCGCTCGACGTCTGTGACTGTGACAACCGTGTCACCACCTTCAGTTGCGGTTGGTCCGGCCTCGAGGGCGTCTCCAAGGGTCGGGTCAACCTCGGTGAGCGACAGCGAAACAGTGGCGCTCGTGCGTTCCATGTTGAGCGTTGGCTCAGTTCCCAACTCGGAAACGGAGCCATTGACGGCGTACAGTCCGAAATCAACGGTCAAATCGCGATTGAACTGGACCGGTTCATCGCCGACGTTGATGGTGTCGAGGTCCTCTACGGGTTCGCCTTCGATTTCGAGGCGAAGGAGGGTTTCAGACTGTATCGTCTGGACATCAGTCACTGTCGCGTTCTGATCACCTGCGACAGTGCCTTCGGTACCCGGCTCGAGGCGCTCTACGACGTAGTCTGGCTGGGAATCTGCCTCGAGAGTGACGTGTTGGGTTTCGGTTTCCGTGGCCGATTCGGTGTCTCCCGGTCCAGGGGCACCCATCGTGACGACAGCGATGCCGGCGACGCCGATAGCGAGGACGAGTAAGACCACCAGCGCGTCGATGACGTTGACCACACCCAAGAGGTTCCCGTTTTCGTCGATTAGTTCCATGGCTGGCCAAAGTGTGTCCGCGTGGTTCGGTCGTGATCCGCTATTCGGACGCTGCTCATTGTGTGTTCACCCGCCGATATTGGGTCCCAACCGCCCGATGGATCGCCACCAGGGGTCGCTGATACCGCCACCAACAGTTCTTTGCACTCCAGCACCCTTTCATACCTTTGCGTAACAGGTTGTAATATATAAGGGCCGGTGGTAGGGACAAGTGACGCGTCCCAGCC from Natronolimnobius sp. AArcel1 carries:
- a CDS encoding DUF4330 domain-containing protein yields the protein MELIDENGNLLGVVNVIDALVVLLVLAIGVAGIAVVTMGAPGPGDTESATETETQHVTLEADSQPDYVVERLEPGTEGTVAGDQNATVTDVQTIQSETLLRLEIEGEPVEDLDTINVGDEPVQFNRDLTVDFGLYAVNGSVSELGTEPTLNMERTSATVSLSLTEVDPTLGDALEAGPTATEGGDTVVTVTDVEREPSLLVLESDDGELHEHEHPRYEDLQVALEVEALETDDGLYYQGQRLGVGQDLALEFETLAATGTITQVESE
- a CDS encoding AbrB/MazE/SpoVT family DNA-binding domain-containing protein, giving the protein MVTVDSKGRVVLPQEVRKRLGITPGAEVEIHEEDGKVVVEPEDDPEQIIERMENLVAEATADRTETTPLGEGVEPVAQTHRAAVRKGATKDRDE
- a CDS encoding VanZ family protein encodes the protein MVNWLVTNRKHGVHPNTVSIRLPLVPWPLRWLPAGAVGALICYWSLVTAPPALQPLEPTATLTTSGVASVPGSYQRHAVAYAALTLALAYAIADRNAPAVRKALLVFSLATGYGALMEFGQFFLPERTASMIDIAINAVGSALALSWYHLEQRVQFVPVGRTLRSP